Proteins encoded within one genomic window of Nonomuraea gerenzanensis:
- a CDS encoding VOC family protein encodes MSVKSVLHVNFRGDARAALEFYQSVFGGHLAVVTYKDTGNVQDPADADLVTWGQVLAGNGFHVMAYDVPSGMPFERGESSFFLSVRGDSAEEITAYWEKLSQGAAVVQPLGPSQWAPLYGMLKDRFGVVWVLDVAAGDYA; translated from the coding sequence ATGTCTGTTAAGTCCGTTCTGCACGTGAACTTCCGTGGTGACGCCCGCGCGGCGCTCGAGTTCTACCAGTCGGTGTTCGGCGGCCACCTCGCCGTCGTCACCTACAAGGACACGGGCAACGTGCAGGATCCCGCCGACGCGGACCTCGTCACGTGGGGACAGGTGCTCGCCGGCAACGGATTCCACGTGATGGCCTACGACGTGCCCTCGGGGATGCCCTTCGAGCGGGGTGAGAGCTCGTTCTTCCTCTCCGTGCGCGGTGATAGCGCCGAGGAGATCACCGCGTACTGGGAGAAACTGTCGCAGGGGGCGGCCGTCGTGCAGCCGCTCGGCCCCTCGCAGTGGGCCCCGCTCTACGGGATGCTCAAGGACCGCTTCGGCGTCGTCTGGGTGCTGGACGTGGCCGCCGGCGACTACGCGTGA